TTCGATACAAAAAATATTAGAAGTCGTATTCAATCTTTCCAAAATCCAAAAATAAAAATGGTTTCGGCTGCCGTTTTGATAAATAAAGAAAAAACAATTTTTTCTCTATCTCAATCTCTCGAAAACTTAAGTCTAATTGCAACAACAGCCGCAACTACTGCGGCAACTATTCCAATTTTAAGTAATGGAGCAAATTTAGCTTTCGAGCGAAAGTCTTTTCTGAAATTATCTGCTGATGCTTTATTAAAAGAAGAAAATTCCGGCGATGACTTATTTCTTCTACATAGTTTTAAAAAACATTTTGGAGCAAAGAGTATTGCTTTTGAATTTGATAACGATAGCGTTGTTTATACGCAGGCACAGCCTAATATTAAATCGTTTTTCAATCAGCGTAAACGTTGGCTTAGCAAATCAAAATCGTTTAAAGATTTTTGGCTAATTACGATTTCTCTTTTAGTTTTAATAGTAAATATAAATATCCTAATTGCTGCAATCGCCTGCATTTTTAATGCTAAATATCTAATTGTCTTCTTACTTTTGTTTGGTCTTAAATTTTGCGTTGATTTTCTTTTCTTATCTATTGTTGCACAGTGGTATAAACAAAAATATTTACTCTGGATATATCCTTTAGTTCAGCTTTTTTATCCTTTATTTGTTGTTATTAGCAACTTATCTGCGCTATTTTTCTCGTATGAATGGAAGGGAAGAAAATATTAGTTTTTTAATCTTATGAAATTATTATAAATAAAAGGTAATCCGATAAATTTTACGAAATACTCTTATCGTTTTTTACTTCATCGCTGATACTGATAGATTTAAATAGTAGTAAAAGAGTGATAATAGCACTTCCTGCAAGAAACATAACCATAAGTTTAAAATCGCGAGTTTCTATAATAAATTGATAACTGCCGTGAAAAAAAGCAGCACCTATTAAACCGGTAGAAGAATCTACAAATCTATTATGACGTACTTTACCCATACCAACAAAAAAGCCCATAAGTACCGCAAAAATGATGCTTACAAACACATTAGCAATAAGAATATATGGTGGTATTTCAGGAAAAAGAATCAGACTTAAGATGCTAAGTAAACTTAAACTCCCAAAATTTATCATTAAACTATACAATATGCCATCAGAAGGACCACGGAAATTCGAGGATGGTAATACTAAATACCTAAGGATAATAAATTTCCCAAATTCCTGACCAAAACCAATCCCAACAAAGGAGTAAAATAAAATTCGCCTTAAATTACTAAGTGCTGTATACCCTTGAATATACAGGATTAGATAAATTATTGCAGGGATAATAACGCTAAGTATCCCCCAAAAGTAGCTGCGATAAAAAAGGGCAATATCACCACGTTTAAATCTGTAACGCACATAAAAAAACAAGAGTAAACCCATTAAAGGAGCAAGCAAAACGGAAATAATTAAAAGAATATTCATAATGAGGATAATTTCTAAAGCGAATATACATATAGTTTGTAAATTTACCGCTGAATATATAGTATATTAATTTACAATAGTTTGGAAGGAATAGTAATAAAATCGACAGGTAGCTGGTATCTTGTAAAAACAATAGAAGGAAATATCTTTAAATGTAAAATAAAAGGACGTTTCAAAACTCAAGGTATTAAAAGCACTAATCCTATTGCTGCCGGCGATAAGGTATCGTTTATTGTACAAAAGGAAGAGGGGGTTGGCTTTATCAATAAAATTCATACTCGACAAAACTATATTGTTAGAAAAGCGACAAAGTTAAGCAGTCGTAGTCATATTATTGCAGCTAATATAGATTATGCCATTTTGGTTATTTCTTTAGCCTTCCCAAGAACTTCAACGGGTTTTATCGATCGGTTTTTACTTACCGCAGAAGCTTATCATATTCCTGCTGTTTTAGTATTTAATAAAATTGATTTACACGATAAAAAGCTAAATGAACAACTGGAAAAGTGGATGAGTTTATATCGAAAGATTGGTTATCAATGTTTTGCTTTATCAGCTAAAAATAAAGAAGGAATAGAACCCTTGAAAAAACTTATTAAAAATAAAACCAGTTTATTTAGCGGACATAGCGGAGTGGGGAAATCGGCTTTAGTAAATACTATTCAACCCGGCTTGCAATTAAAAACATCCAAAGTATCCGAATCTAATGAAAAAGGAACGCATACTACTACTTTTGCCGAAATGCACCCATTAGATTTTGGTGGATATATTATTGATACTCCCGGTATTAGAGGATTTGGATTGGTGGATTTTATTCCCGAAGAAGTACCAAACTATTTTCCGGAATTTCGGCAATTTTCTTCAAGTTGTAAATTTAGTAATTGTACACATACCCATGAACCCGAATGTGCCGTAATAAAGGCTGTTAACAATGGTGAAATTGCCGAATCGAGATATAATAACTATCTTGCCATCATTAAGGATGATTATTTTTCCGAAAAACCATATTAAAATGCTCGCGATAGAATTGATAAGTGAATATATTGTACCATTAAAGACTTCTGATACCGCATTAACGGCATTAAGTTTAATGGAAGAATTTAAAGTTAAGAATCTGCCCATTGTAAACGATAAATTGTTTTTAGGACTTATTTCCGAAAATGATATTTATGCTTATAATCAATTTGAAGAGGCTGTGGGAGCACATCCAATTGCCAAATCTCAGATTGCAATTACAAAAAACAAACATATATATGATGTATTAACTGCTTTTCAACAAAATAATTTAAGTTTATTGCCCGTTATTGATGGAGAAAACCAATATTTAGGATCTATACATTCATGGACTTTAGTAAGTCGATTAGCAGAAATTACCGGAGTTGTTAACCCGGGAGGAATTATTGTTTTAGAAATGAATATTCATGATTATTCCTTATCACAAATTGCACAAATTATAGAATCAAATAATTCAAAACTTATTAATTTATATTCTCGCACCTACCACGATTCCACAAAAATGGAAGTAACATTAAAACTAAATACCATGGACATTGAAGCGATATTACAAACCTTTGATAGATATGACTATAAAGTAAGAGCGTTTTATTCACATGAAAATCTTAATGCCAAATTGCAAGATAATTACGATGCCCTAATGAACTATTTGAACATATAAGATGAAGCGTTTTATTGTCCTTTTATTTCTACTCTTTAGTATAACTTTTCTTTTTGCTCAAAAAACGAAACCCTCTTGTGCCGATTCTGCAAAAATGGTTTACGTTAACAAGATTTATCTTAGTGGAAATAAAATTACACGCGATAAAATTATTTATAGAGAGTTAACTATTCATGCGGGCGATAGCTTATGTTATAAGGCTTTTAAAGAAGCCTTAAAAAAAAGTAAAGAAAACTTAAATAACAGCTCTTTATTTAATTTTGTAGAAATTCGTGATGTCCAAGTTGTTTCTAATGGAAAAATACATGCTAATGTACATATAGATTTAAATGAGCGTTGGTATATTTGGCCTATGCCTGTCGTGGAATTAGCCGAAAGAAATCCAAACGCCTGGTGGGAAACAAAAGATTTATCTAAAATTAATTATGGTTTATTTTTTACTTGGGAGAATTTCCGGGGTCGGAGAGAGGCTTTGAAACTTATTCTTCAGGGTGGATATGATGAACAGTTTGGTTTTCATTATGATATTCCGTTTATAAATAAACCGCAGACTTTTGGTATTATTTTAGGTGCCGGTCTTAAGCGAAATCATGAAGTTACCTACCAAACCATTAACAATAAACCCGTTCGCTATCGTGGTGAAGATTATCTTAAAGAAGAGTATTATGCTTATGCTGCTATAAATATTCGTAAAAATATTCATACGTCGCATTATTGTGCATTAGAATATAATAATCATCAATATAACGATAAGGTGTTTCAGTTAAATCCCGATTTTGATCCGGATCAAAATAATGATTTCGAATATTTCTCATTAACGTATTTTTATAAAAATGATCATCGCGATAGCCGTACTTACCCATTAAAAGGTTATTATTTAGATGCTATTTTGGTAAAACGGGGGTTGGGTATTTCCCAAAAATCAAATATTGACTTATTATCGCTTACCTCTAATTTACGTAAGTATTGGAATTTAGGTCATCAATTGTATTTTGCCGGTGGTTTTACCGGTCGTATTGCTAATACCGGACGTAATCCTTATTTTTTAAATACCGGCTTAGGATATGGAAGAGACTTTGTGCGAGGCTATGAATATTATGTAGTTGATGGTCAGAATTTTGGACTTATAAAAACTGATTTAAAATATGCCTTATTTCAAAATCAACTAACTAACCTACCTATTCTTCCAAGTAAATTTAATAAAATTCACTGGTCGATTTATTTAAGTCTTTTTACCGATTTGGCTTATTCCACAACCGAACTTCCTCAACTTTCAAATACTCTGCAAAATGAAGTGTTATTGGGTTATGGTGCGGGATTAAATTTTGTTTCGTATTATGATATTGTGATTCGTTTTGAATACTCATTTAATAAACTAAACGAAAGAGGCTTTTTTATCAGTTTTATGGCATCAATATAAAATCAAATACAGTCTACTAAAACAACAACCAACACTTTAATTTTCTTTTCAAGTATTATCCCTTTTTGCTTTCATTAAGACATTTCTTATTGCAAACACATTATAATGTTTCATAAAATGCATTTGTATTTATCTTAAAATCAAATAATTATATTGTTATAAAAATAATATTTAATAATTATTGTCAGGTTTTTAAAAAGTAGCGACAATTCCTGCAAACAAATCAAACAAAAATTACAATCATGAAAAATACAAAAAAGAACATTTTTAGAGGCGCATTAGTAGCCGGAGCAATTGTAGCAGGATCAGCATTTAGTGTTAATGCATCAAATGTACTTTCTTTTGATGAATTAGGAAGCGGTTCTGAGATTCGTGCCAAGCTTTTAAATACTACTGATTTTGCATTCAATACTTTTGAAGCCAAGTGTGGTGAAGGAAAATGTGGCGAGGAAAGTAAAACGAAAGAGGCTACAAAAGCAAAAACCACTAAAGCTGAGTCAAAAGCAAAAGAAGCTAAATGTGGTGAAGCTGACAAAACAAAAAAAGATCCAAAAGCAAAAACTACTAAAGCCAAAACAGAAGCAGAGTCCAAGTCTAAAGAAGCTAAGTGTGGTGAAGGAAAATGTGGCGAGAAAAAATAAGTATCAAATTATTTATACTCTAACATTTTAAGCGCAGTCGAAAAATCTTTATAAAATACATAGATTTTTCGGCTACGCTCAATATGAAAAACAACAACAAATGGTAGGAATAGGATTTAGAAAAGATTTTTCGGAGGAGTTCTTAGAAGGAACCTTATTGAAGCCCGATTTTATTGAAGTCGCTCCCGAAAACTGGATGGGCATTGGCGGTTACTGGAAAAAGATTTTCAAGGAACTTACAGAAAAACATCCGCTTTTCTTGCATGGATTATCGCTTTCTATTGGTAGTCCCGATGAGTTGGATTACTCTTTTTTAAAATCAGTAAAAGAATTTATACAAGAGTATAAACCCTTGGTTTATTCAGAGCATTTAAGCTTTTCTAAATGCGATAATGCCCACCTCTACGATTTACTTCCCATTCCTTTTACCGGAGATGCAGTAAAACATGTGGCTAATAGAATACGTCAAGTACAGGATTATTTGGGGCAAAAAATTGCTATCGAAAATGTAAGTTATTATACGTCTGTTGCCGCTGAAATGAGCGAAATAGAATTTATCAATGCCGTTTTAGCTGAAGCGGATTGTGATTTGCTTCTTGATGTAAACAATGTATATGTAAATAGTTTTAATCATCAATACAATCCTAATGAATTTATAAAACAGCTTCCGCTGGAAAGGGTAAAATACATCCATATGGCGGGACATACAAAAGTATCCGATGATCTTATTATTGATACTCATGGCGAAGCTATTATCGATACTGTTTATGATTTATTCGACTTTACCTTAAAACAAATTCAACGTGATGTCCCGGTTCTTTTAGAAAGAGATTTTAATATTCCCGAGTTGCCGGAATTACAAGAAGAAATTATGCGATTGAAAGCCATAATAGCAAACGCAACTAAAATACCGACTTATGCAACTGCTTAAAACCCATAAATATCAAAGTAATTTAGCGCAGTATTGCCGTAGTGGAAATTACATTTCCATCCCCGGTGTAAATGAAAAAAGGGTGGACAGATACCGTAATCTTATTTACAGCATTGTCGACGACAGCCTGCAATCTGCTTTTCCGCTTACTTATGATCTTTTGGAAAAACACGAGTGGAATAATATGGTAGATAATTTTTTCAGCAGTCATAAATGCCAATCGCCATTGGTTTGGAAAATGCCAAAAGAACTGCCCAACTATCTACAGGAGGCTAATTATCCCCTTCTTCATAAATATCCTCAACTTAAAGATTTACTCTTATTGGAGTGGTTTGAAGTTGAAATATATATGATGGAAGATAAGGAAGTCGAAATCCATGTCACAACGGGTACTCTGAGCACGGATAATTTTGTAATAAATCCTGAACTAACCATTATTCCATTGTCTTACCCTGTTCATCTAAAAAACGCATCAAATATTACGGATAAAGATGCGGGACAGTATTTTGTTTCCTTACATAGAGAGCCGAAAACGGGAAAGGTTCTGTTTACAGATATCAAATATCCACATTTGGAAATTCTTGAAAAGCTTGCTAATGAAAAGGCTGATTTTAAGGCTTTGCTCGAAATATTTAAAAAATATGCTTCGGAAGAAAATGCTATAATTGCTTTAAGGCAATTTTTAAAAGCGGCTTTGAATTCCAAACTTATTCTTGGGTTTACGAAATAAGTCTTTTATATCTTTCCTCAAATAATTCAGTATATTGTTTTTTCATTTCTGTGGATAGAAATGAAATCTGAATCAGGTTTTTTAGCTCCTGTTTTTTGATAAATAGATTTTCTATTTCTGACAATATTGTTTTTTCGCTTAATTTCAATCTGTCTTTTCCATAATAATCAAACAGTAATTCTTTTTTAATTTTTCTTTTTTTTCCATTGATAGGCAGAGCCAATTCTTCGGTGGCTGTACCCATAGAAATAGTGGAATTAAGCAAGTCGTAAGCCGGACTTAGTTCTATTTTATTGTTGCGCCCTATCAAGCTGAAATTTTTGAGGTGCATATCTTCATTTCCTGTTAGAAAACAAAATAGCACTCTTCGAAATAACTTTCTTTTTTCGAGCAAAGGAAATGTACAATGGCTTTCTATAACGGGAATTAGCCTTTCCATCGACCAATCATACTTGGTTTCTCGCGTATTCCCCGTTAATTGAGCAAAATCTTCTTGATGACGTTTTTTGT
This DNA window, taken from Bacteroidales bacterium, encodes the following:
- a CDS encoding glycosyltransferase, giving the protein MIEQSFFLLFSVLIILAYVGFILWLVLVFILKQKKQKQTDYEPFISLVIIFRNEEKALPLLLQSILKQDYPKSKMEIIFVDDSSNDNSLSLVRTFQKNQREYPVKIFELGKEKNNAFGKKEALTLAYSKAEGDYILLTDADCQFDTKNIRSRIQSFQNPKIKMVSAAVLINKEKTIFSLSQSLENLSLIATTAATTAATIPILSNGANLAFERKSFLKLSADALLKEENSGDDLFLLHSFKKHFGAKSIAFEFDNDSVVYTQAQPNIKSFFNQRKRWLSKSKSFKDFWLITISLLVLIVNINILIAAIACIFNAKYLIVFLLLFGLKFCVDFLFLSIVAQWYKQKYLLWIYPLVQLFYPLFVVISNLSALFFSYEWKGRKY
- a CDS encoding putative DNA-binding domain-containing protein; translation: MQLLKTHKYQSNLAQYCRSGNYISIPGVNEKRVDRYRNLIYSIVDDSLQSAFPLTYDLLEKHEWNNMVDNFFSSHKCQSPLVWKMPKELPNYLQEANYPLLHKYPQLKDLLLLEWFEVEIYMMEDKEVEIHVTTGTLSTDNFVINPELTIIPLSYPVHLKNASNITDKDAGQYFVSLHREPKTGKVLFTDIKYPHLEILEKLANEKADFKALLEIFKKYASEENAIIALRQFLKAALNSKLILGFTK
- a CDS encoding HipA domain-containing protein yields the protein MNRCPITYELCQDKYSKSGLAKLSPRLTDLTDLPFTAQEQRQEAASRSGKMSIQGVQPKLSAKLSIKNRRFEIVDNRGTFIIKPQSDIFREVPENEDLTMKMAKSFGIEVPLSGLVYSKDGSLSYFIKRFDRYAKNKKRHQEDFAQLTGNTRETKYDWSMERLIPVIESHCTFPLLEKRKLFRRVLFCFLTGNEDMHLKNFSLIGRNNKIELSPAYDLLNSTISMGTATEELALPINGKKRKIKKELLFDYYGKDRLKLSEKTILSEIENLFIKKQELKNLIQISFLSTEMKKQYTELFEERYKRLIS
- a CDS encoding CBS domain-containing protein; its protein translation is MLAIELISEYIVPLKTSDTALTALSLMEEFKVKNLPIVNDKLFLGLISENDIYAYNQFEEAVGAHPIAKSQIAITKNKHIYDVLTAFQQNNLSLLPVIDGENQYLGSIHSWTLVSRLAEITGVVNPGGIIVLEMNIHDYSLSQIAQIIESNNSKLINLYSRTYHDSTKMEVTLKLNTMDIEAILQTFDRYDYKVRAFYSHENLNAKLQDNYDALMNYLNI
- the rsgA gene encoding ribosome small subunit-dependent GTPase A codes for the protein MEGIVIKSTGSWYLVKTIEGNIFKCKIKGRFKTQGIKSTNPIAAGDKVSFIVQKEEGVGFINKIHTRQNYIVRKATKLSSRSHIIAANIDYAILVISLAFPRTSTGFIDRFLLTAEAYHIPAVLVFNKIDLHDKKLNEQLEKWMSLYRKIGYQCFALSAKNKEGIEPLKKLIKNKTSLFSGHSGVGKSALVNTIQPGLQLKTSKVSESNEKGTHTTTFAEMHPLDFGGYIIDTPGIRGFGLVDFIPEEVPNYFPEFRQFSSSCKFSNCTHTHEPECAVIKAVNNGEIAESRYNNYLAIIKDDYFSEKPY
- a CDS encoding DUF692 domain-containing protein yields the protein MVGIGFRKDFSEEFLEGTLLKPDFIEVAPENWMGIGGYWKKIFKELTEKHPLFLHGLSLSIGSPDELDYSFLKSVKEFIQEYKPLVYSEHLSFSKCDNAHLYDLLPIPFTGDAVKHVANRIRQVQDYLGQKIAIENVSYYTSVAAEMSEIEFINAVLAEADCDLLLDVNNVYVNSFNHQYNPNEFIKQLPLERVKYIHMAGHTKVSDDLIIDTHGEAIIDTVYDLFDFTLKQIQRDVPVLLERDFNIPELPELQEEIMRLKAIIANATKIPTYATA